A genome region from Vulpes lagopus strain Blue_001 chromosome 7, ASM1834538v1, whole genome shotgun sequence includes the following:
- the LOC121494699 gene encoding skin secretory protein xP2-like, whose translation MASGMVILCQKMWGFCCTGVGDCKLLFGVSIISNLGERTNHLQKLPSSDGILMMLGVTGKYEAGAPIVSGDGGLEPRRARCGGERRKEPNCGGAVGESREAEGTKLHGKSRSYTERAEGERRDPRAAKGGVVGGAKREVARRGGRAEPSAQGPGPRGPGGGESRGWRGGGGEPRHRALREEPPAPNPRAGEGVVDPPCRCPSLPAPTRRPPAPHPLDRWESGADARSRDRRPRGAASEPRCARDPNPGEGRRGDLDAPRPPPACGSAKSPRIPDGGWRARCGPGAATSAALSRGPPPGPPLPLRAPAEVLHCAPVSLLTWVLLLDHGPVMGAPNLGSCIRHLSFALGHRL comes from the exons ATGGCTTCTGGCATGGTAATCCTGTGCCAGAAGATGTGGGGCTTTTGTTGCACG GGTGTAGGGGACTGTAAATTGCTTTTTGGTGTTTCCATCATTTCTAATCTTGGAGAGAGAACAAATCATTTGCAGAAGCTTCCATCATCAGATGGAATCCTCATGATGTTGGGAGTAACTGGAAAGTATGAGGCTGGAGCTCCTATTGTCTCTGGTGATGGGGGACT CGAGCCCCGCAGAGCCCGGTGTGGCGGGGAGAGGCGGAAAGAGCCGAACTGCGGCGGCGCAGTCGGAGAAAGCCGAGAGGCCGAGGGGACGAAGCTACACGGAAAGAGCCGAAGCTACACGGAAAGAGCCGAAGGCGAGCGGAGGGACCCGAGGGCGGCAAAGGGCGGGGTTGTGGGCGGGGCGAAGCGGGAAGTGGCTAGAAGAGGCGGGAGAGCCGAGCCCAGTGCTCAGGGGCCGGGGCCGAGAGGtccggggggcggggagagcaggGGCTGGCGCGGGGGCGGCGGAGAACCGAGGCACCGAGCCCTGCGGGAGGAGCCCCCAGCACCGAACCCCCGCGCCGGCGAAGGGGTCGTGGACCCGCCCTGCCGCTGCCCttccctgcccgcccccacccgccgcccccctgccccccacccgctGGATCGCTGGGAGTCCGGCGCCGATGCCCGCAGCCGGGACCGACGCCCCCGGGGCGCAGCGTCTGAGCCGCGCTGCGCTCGCGACCCAAACCCCGGGGAAGGCCGCCGGGGTGACCTGGatgccccccgccctcccccggcGTGCGGCTCTGCGAAGAGCCCCCGGATCCCGGACGGAGGCTGGCGTGCCAGGTGCGGGCCCGGTGCTGCCACCAGCGCAGCCCTCAGCCGGGGGCCGCCGCCCGGCCCACCTCTGCCTCTTCGGGCCCCCGCTGAGG TCCTTCATTGTGCACCAGTCTCTCTTCTAACATGGGTCTTGCTCCTGGATCATGGCCCGGTGATGGGTGCCCCCAACCTGGGCAGCTGCATCAGACACCTGAGCTTTGCCCTGGGACACCGGCTTTAG